The genomic DNA TGCGGGGCACCTGGCACCTGTGGTTGATCCTAGCCTGCCGCATGCCagggtggcagtgccagcatGGCTGGGGTGCCTGCAGTGCCCCGCAGCCTCACCCCcactgctttcttttccctgcaggGTGCTGGCCCCGCAGGCAGCCAGTGAGGGGGGatggtgctggtgctggtgctgtgggTGTGCCTGGCACTGGGCACCACCAGCGGGGAGAGCCCAGCACCTGAGCCCCTGTCAGGCGGCCAGCCCTTTGCCGTGGTGTGGAACGTCCCCACTGGGCGCTGCCAGTGCCGCTTCGGTGTGGCGCTGCCTCTCAGTGACTATGGCATCGTGGAGAACCAGGACGGCTGCTTCATGGGCCAGAACATCACCATCTTCTACAAGAACAAGTTTGGGCTGTACCCCTACCTGTCACGGCAGGGTGTCCCCCACAATGGGGGCATCCCCCAGCGTGTCCCCCTTGGCTCCCACTTCGCCAGGGTGGCTGAGGACATCCGCCTCCTCCTGCGCCCTGCTTTCCATGGCTTGGCCGTGGTGGACTGGGAGGAGTGGAGGCCCCTCTGGGCCCAAAATTGGGGGACCAAAAAGATATACCGGGCAGCCTCGAAGCAGTGGGTGCAGGACCGGCATGGCACCCTGCCGGCACGGCGGCTGCTCCGGCTGGCCCAGCAGGAGTTTGAGCAGGCGGCACAGGCTCTGATGGAAGAGACGCTTCTGCTGGGCCAGACCCTGCGCCCAAGAGGGCTTTGGGGTTTCTACCGCTTCCCTGACTGCCTCAATGGAAACTGGGCCAAGGTGGCCAACTACACCGGGCAGTGCCAGCCGGCAGAGGTGCAGCGCAACAACcggctgggctggctctgggctgCCTCTTCGGCCCTCTACCCCAGCATCTACCTGCCACCGG from Pseudopipra pipra isolate bDixPip1 chromosome 11, bDixPip1.hap1, whole genome shotgun sequence includes the following:
- the HYAL3 gene encoding hyaluronidase-3, which gives rise to MVLVLVLWVCLALGTTSGESPAPEPLSGGQPFAVVWNVPTGRCQCRFGVALPLSDYGIVENQDGCFMGQNITIFYKNKFGLYPYLSRQGVPHNGGIPQRVPLGSHFARVAEDIRLLLRPAFHGLAVVDWEEWRPLWAQNWGTKKIYRAASKQWVQDRHGTLPARRLLRLAQQEFEQAAQALMEETLLLGQTLRPRGLWGFYRFPDCLNGNWAKVANYTGQCQPAEVQRNNRLGWLWAASSALYPSIYLPPALPPALRHRYVHHRLREALRVAAFGAHGLLPVIAYSRLSFRRSPQFLELADLVHTIGESAALGAAGLVLWGDMSYSRSAESCASLRHYLVSTLGPYVANVTAAARECSYRQCHGHGRCMRRQPHDLGSLLHLGPSASPPAAFRCHCYRGWAGERCAQRVRPGPATSCLVPTHTHSLYGHKDLLPSNTCPPQGTWGW